One genomic region from Salinicola endophyticus encodes:
- a CDS encoding polysaccharide deacetylase family protein — translation MSQPPLRHHGRFPYRPITDRDPAHWPSETRLAVYLGFNLEHYAFGEGRGVGIAPPAPEGEPDVLNYAWREYGNRVGAWRCLELFESLALPAGVIANTALLDHCPELIDAFAARGDEIIAHGHTNAERQGQLEQAAERRLIGECRQRLAAHLGQAPRGWLSPWISESERTPDLLAEAGFDYVLNWAHDERPTAMRTTRGTLWSIPYPQEVNDIPTISTHRVSMQEFCTMIRDQFLELLAQSQQQRLVMGIALHPWLVGQPFRLRQLREVLTELAGYREAEGVWWTTPGAIARQVQLEAAGATPV, via the coding sequence ATGTCTCAACCGCCGCTGCGCCACCACGGCCGCTTCCCCTACCGCCCGATCACCGACCGCGACCCCGCGCACTGGCCCAGCGAGACGCGTCTGGCGGTCTATCTCGGCTTCAATCTGGAACACTACGCCTTCGGCGAGGGACGCGGTGTGGGCATCGCCCCGCCCGCCCCGGAGGGCGAGCCGGACGTGCTCAACTACGCCTGGCGTGAGTATGGCAACCGGGTCGGCGCCTGGCGCTGTCTGGAACTGTTCGAATCGCTCGCGCTGCCGGCGGGGGTGATCGCCAATACCGCCCTGCTCGACCACTGCCCCGAGCTGATCGACGCCTTCGCCGCGCGGGGCGACGAGATCATCGCCCATGGCCACACCAACGCCGAGCGCCAGGGCCAGCTCGAGCAAGCCGCCGAACGCCGCCTGATCGGCGAATGCCGCCAGCGCCTGGCGGCCCATCTGGGCCAGGCGCCGCGCGGTTGGCTGTCACCCTGGATCTCGGAGAGCGAGCGCACCCCGGATCTGCTCGCCGAGGCGGGTTTCGACTATGTCCTCAACTGGGCCCATGACGAACGCCCGACCGCCATGCGCACCACTCGGGGCACGCTGTGGTCGATTCCCTATCCGCAGGAGGTCAACGACATACCCACCATCTCCACCCACCGGGTGAGCATGCAGGAGTTCTGCACCATGATCCGCGATCAGTTCCTGGAGCTGCTGGCACAGTCGCAGCAGCAGCGCCTGGTGATGGGGATCGCCCTGCACCCCTGGCTGGTAGGCCAGCCGTTCCGCCTGCGCCAGCTGCGCGAGGTTCTCACCGAGCTGGCCGGCTACCGTGAAGCCGAGGGGGTGTGGTGGACCACCCCCGGCGCCATCGCCCGCCAGGTGCAGCTAGAGGCAGCCGGCGCTACCCCAGTGTGA
- a CDS encoding Na+/H+ antiporter family protein has protein sequence MNAVVLAILVMVTLSLARVPVVFALIVAALGGGLYAGLPLETVLSAFNDGLGGGATVALSYAVLGAFAVALSRSGITQWLSHRAVGKLALDGSGPSRRSVILGLLGCLLLAAISSQNLIPVHIAFIPILVPPLLGLMNRLKLDRRAVACVITFGVTAPYMLLPVGFGAIFLNDILLSNVNASGAAYGLEVQASQVPLAMAIPIGGMALGLLTAVFFSYRRQRHYEDLPYVGESPADEHHAAASAGGLALWQKLLLVVALVGTVLVQLYTDSMVLGGLFGFAVLALTGVFRWHEQDSVFTEGMRMMALVGFIMIAAAGFASVMQATGAVDSLVGSSTALIGDHKGLAALIMLLVGLFITMGIGSSFSTIPIIASLYVPLALNFGFSPLATIALVGTAAALGDAGSPASDSTLGPTAGLNADGQHDHIWDSVVPTFLHYNVPLLVFGWIAAMTL, from the coding sequence ATGAATGCAGTGGTTCTGGCCATCCTGGTGATGGTCACGTTGAGTCTGGCCCGGGTACCGGTGGTCTTCGCGCTGATCGTGGCAGCGCTGGGCGGCGGCTTGTATGCCGGTTTGCCGCTGGAGACGGTTCTCTCCGCGTTCAACGATGGGTTGGGCGGTGGCGCTACGGTGGCGCTCTCCTACGCGGTGCTGGGGGCGTTTGCGGTGGCGCTGTCGCGTTCCGGCATCACCCAGTGGCTCTCTCACCGGGCGGTGGGCAAGCTGGCGCTGGATGGCAGCGGGCCGTCGCGTCGCAGCGTGATCCTGGGGCTGCTGGGGTGTCTACTGCTGGCGGCGATCAGTTCTCAGAATCTGATCCCGGTGCATATCGCCTTCATCCCCATCCTGGTGCCGCCGCTGCTGGGGCTGATGAACCGGCTCAAGCTGGACCGCCGTGCGGTGGCCTGCGTGATCACCTTTGGTGTCACTGCCCCCTATATGCTGCTGCCGGTGGGGTTCGGGGCGATCTTCCTCAATGACATTCTGCTCAGCAACGTCAACGCCAGCGGCGCCGCCTACGGGCTTGAGGTGCAGGCGTCGCAGGTGCCGCTGGCCATGGCGATTCCCATCGGCGGCATGGCACTGGGGCTGCTCACCGCGGTGTTCTTCAGCTACCGCCGCCAGCGCCACTACGAGGACCTGCCCTATGTCGGCGAGAGCCCGGCCGATGAGCACCACGCGGCGGCCAGCGCCGGCGGGCTGGCGCTGTGGCAGAAACTGCTGCTGGTCGTTGCCCTGGTGGGCACGGTGCTAGTGCAGCTCTACACCGATTCGATGGTGCTGGGCGGGCTGTTCGGCTTCGCCGTGCTCGCCCTCACCGGGGTCTTCCGCTGGCACGAGCAGGACAGCGTCTTCACCGAAGGCATGCGCATGATGGCGCTGGTCGGCTTCATCATGATCGCCGCCGCCGGTTTCGCCAGCGTGATGCAGGCGACCGGCGCGGTCGACAGCCTGGTCGGCAGCTCCACCGCGCTGATCGGTGACCACAAGGGGCTGGCGGCGCTGATCATGCTGCTGGTGGGGCTGTTCATCACCATGGGCATCGGCTCGTCGTTCTCGACCATTCCGATCATCGCCTCGCTGTATGTGCCGCTGGCGCTCAACTTCGGCTTCTCGCCGCTGGCCACGATCGCCCTGGTGGGCACCGCGGCGGCGCTGGGCGACGCCGGCTCGCCGGCCTCCGACTCGACCCTGGGGCCGACCGCGGGGCTCAATGCCGACGGCCAGCACGACCACATCTGGGACAGCGTGGTGCCCACCTTCCTGCACTACAACGTGCCGCTGCTGGTGTTCGGCTGGATCGCCGCGATGACGCTGTGA
- a CDS encoding glucan biosynthesis protein D — protein sequence MDRRSVLKSAIALAAWYGVPSAPLFAAAKASSGIADGKSQAFSFDWLKEYAGSLAAKPYQSTVEKLPPTLANLTPQQYNAIGYDPAHSLWHDMKGPLDIQFFHVGMAFNQPVRMYSIDPQTQQAKEIHFRPELFDYSKADVDVSQLEGQGDLGFAGFRVFKAPSLTQRDIVSFLGASYFRAVDDTYQYGLSARGVAVNTYTDGEREEFPAFTRFWFETPKPGSTTFTAYALLDSPSLAGAYRFVIHCEETRVVMEIDKHLYPRETIAQLGISPMTSMFSCGTQQRDMCLTFHPQIHDSDRLSMWRGNGEWVCRPLNNPPRLQFNTFDDDSPKGFGLLQTDHDFESYEDIVGNYHARPSLWVEPKGDWGKGEIQMLEIPTTGETMDNVVAFWKPAKPVQPGETFSYGYKLYWSALPPVQSDLARVRKTFTGIGGFPEGWAPGEHYPKVWAQRIAVDFIGGELKHFYDDGIPVHAQLDVPEGKVEQVEILWVEEVDAFRIQFDWYPTSDSTDPINMRLNLNADGKTVSETWLYQYFPPAPDERQYPAHPNQAS from the coding sequence ATGGATCGTAGAAGTGTACTGAAAAGCGCCATCGCGCTGGCGGCCTGGTATGGCGTGCCTTCGGCGCCACTGTTCGCGGCGGCAAAGGCCTCCAGCGGTATCGCCGATGGCAAGTCGCAGGCGTTCAGTTTCGACTGGCTCAAGGAGTACGCCGGCTCGCTGGCGGCAAAGCCCTACCAGAGCACGGTCGAGAAGCTGCCGCCGACGCTGGCCAACCTCACCCCGCAGCAGTACAACGCCATCGGCTACGACCCGGCCCACTCGCTGTGGCACGACATGAAGGGGCCGCTGGATATCCAGTTCTTCCATGTCGGCATGGCCTTCAATCAGCCGGTGCGGATGTACTCGATCGATCCGCAGACGCAGCAGGCCAAGGAGATCCACTTCCGCCCGGAGCTGTTCGACTACAGCAAGGCGGACGTCGACGTCTCCCAGCTCGAAGGCCAGGGCGATCTCGGCTTCGCCGGCTTCCGCGTGTTCAAGGCGCCCTCGCTGACCCAGCGCGACATCGTCTCGTTCCTCGGCGCCAGCTACTTCCGCGCGGTCGACGACACCTATCAGTACGGCCTGTCGGCACGCGGCGTGGCTGTCAACACCTACACCGACGGTGAGCGCGAGGAGTTTCCCGCTTTCACCCGCTTCTGGTTCGAGACGCCTAAGCCGGGCAGCACCACCTTCACCGCCTATGCGCTGCTCGATTCACCGAGCCTCGCCGGGGCCTACCGCTTCGTCATCCACTGCGAAGAGACCCGCGTGGTGATGGAGATCGACAAGCATCTCTATCCGCGCGAGACGATCGCCCAGCTCGGCATCTCGCCGATGACCAGCATGTTCAGCTGCGGCACCCAGCAGCGTGACATGTGTCTGACCTTCCACCCGCAGATCCACGACTCCGACCGCCTGTCGATGTGGCGCGGCAACGGCGAGTGGGTGTGCCGGCCGCTCAACAATCCGCCGCGGCTGCAGTTCAACACCTTCGACGACGACAGCCCCAAGGGCTTCGGGCTGCTGCAGACGGATCACGACTTCGAGAGCTACGAAGATATCGTCGGCAACTACCATGCGCGTCCGAGCCTGTGGGTCGAGCCCAAGGGCGACTGGGGCAAGGGCGAGATCCAGATGCTGGAGATTCCCACCACCGGCGAGACCATGGACAACGTGGTGGCGTTCTGGAAGCCGGCCAAGCCGGTGCAGCCCGGCGAGACTTTCAGCTACGGCTACAAGCTCTACTGGAGCGCGCTGCCGCCGGTGCAGAGTGACCTGGCGCGGGTGCGCAAGACCTTCACCGGTATCGGCGGCTTCCCCGAAGGGTGGGCGCCGGGTGAGCACTACCCCAAGGTGTGGGCGCAGCGGATTGCGGTCGACTTCATCGGCGGCGAGCTCAAGCACTTCTATGACGACGGGATTCCGGTGCATGCCCAGCTCGATGTACCCGAGGGCAAGGTCGAGCAGGTCGAGATCCTGTGGGTGGAGGAGGTCGACGCCTTCCGTATCCAGTTCGACTGGTATCCGACCAGCGACTCCACCGACCCGATCAACATGCGTCTGAACCTCAACGCCGACGGCAAGACGGTCAGCGAGACCTGGCTCTATCAGTACTTCCCGCCGGCGCCGGACGAGCGCCAGTACCCGGCGCACCCCAACCAGGCGAGCTGA
- the gloA gene encoding lactoylglutathione lyase encodes MSIAEDQVPGVEPATAESQGFVFNHTMLRAKDPKVSLAFYTRVFGMRLLRKLDFPEMQFTLYFLGHAEAGEVPEDDAERTAYTFSQKGVLELTHNWGSENDPELSYHDGNAEPQGFGHICFAVPDLAAAERWFDANDVEFKKRADEGKMPNVVFVKDPDGYWIEVVQPSLSAGLGD; translated from the coding sequence ATGAGTATCGCCGAAGACCAGGTGCCGGGCGTCGAACCCGCCACCGCCGAGAGCCAGGGCTTCGTGTTCAACCACACCATGCTGCGGGCCAAGGACCCCAAGGTCTCGCTGGCGTTCTACACCCGGGTGTTCGGTATGCGTCTGCTGCGCAAGCTCGACTTCCCGGAGATGCAGTTCACGCTCTACTTCCTCGGCCACGCCGAGGCCGGAGAGGTGCCGGAGGATGATGCCGAGCGCACCGCCTACACCTTCTCGCAGAAGGGTGTGCTCGAACTGACCCACAACTGGGGCAGTGAGAACGACCCCGAACTCAGCTATCACGACGGTAATGCCGAGCCCCAGGGCTTCGGCCATATCTGTTTCGCGGTGCCGGATCTGGCCGCCGCCGAGCGCTGGTTCGACGCCAATGACGTCGAGTTCAAGAAGCGCGCCGACGAAGGCAAGATGCCCAACGTGGTGTTCGTCAAGGACCCGGACGGCTACTGGATCGAGGTGGTGCAGCCATCGCTCTCCGCTGGCCTCGGCGACTGA
- a CDS encoding C40 family peptidase, giving the protein MATPAIRCSATGPSGALIKAPFRRLGWLLLCSLLLLVAGCSTQKAIVTRDSGPAIDGDNLSISRILVMAAAKDALGTPYRWGGSTPAGYDCSGLVQMAYAKIGVPLPRTANEQYHALPEIDVARPGDLLFFGGGNRATHVGIYMGHRQMIHAPGSGRTVTVSSLDVRYWRQHYLGAAAPAD; this is encoded by the coding sequence ATGGCGACACCCGCAATACGCTGTTCTGCAACGGGCCCGAGCGGTGCGCTCATCAAGGCCCCTTTCCGACGCCTAGGATGGCTGCTGCTATGCAGCCTGCTGCTACTGGTTGCCGGCTGCAGCACCCAGAAAGCAATCGTCACCCGCGACAGCGGTCCGGCGATCGATGGCGACAATCTCTCGATCTCGCGCATCCTGGTGATGGCCGCGGCCAAGGATGCCCTCGGCACGCCCTACCGCTGGGGTGGCAGCACCCCCGCCGGCTACGACTGCTCGGGCCTGGTACAGATGGCCTACGCCAAGATCGGCGTACCGCTGCCACGCACCGCCAACGAGCAGTACCACGCCCTGCCCGAGATCGATGTCGCCCGCCCCGGCGACCTGCTGTTCTTCGGCGGCGGCAACCGCGCTACCCATGTCGGCATCTACATGGGCCACCGCCAGATGATCCACGCCCCCGGCAGCGGGCGCACGGTGACGGTCTCGTCACTGGACGTGCGCTACTGGCGCCAGCACTATCTAGGGGCAGCGGCCCCGGCCGACTGA
- a CDS encoding AraC family transcriptional regulator, producing MAVPARQEGGAANAQALRQELVELLDRLTRGRQGKLPTAIPGLGINRFDAPQPPRHVIHDPVFSVIAQGAKRLAVGEALFEYDPMHSLLAAVDMPVLAEVTQASRERPYLGLRLDLDLECIGELIRDPGLPFIATRETSRGLSVSELETPLLEACVRLLRLLETPADIPVLAPMLRREIFYRLLRGEQGARLAQIASQESHAHRVAAAVRRLREHYAEPLTIAELAAGVHMSVSAFHHHFKALTAMSPLQYQKRLRLQEARRLLLGEDLEVTLAAQRVGYASLSQFSREYRRCFGLSAQQDRQRWRRGEQRQSAGAAAPR from the coding sequence TTGGCGGTACCTGCACGCCAGGAGGGGGGCGCGGCGAACGCCCAGGCGCTGCGCCAGGAGCTGGTCGAGTTGCTCGATCGTCTGACCCGCGGGCGCCAGGGCAAGTTGCCTACGGCGATTCCCGGGCTCGGCATCAACCGGTTCGATGCGCCGCAGCCGCCGCGCCATGTCATTCATGATCCGGTTTTCAGCGTGATTGCCCAGGGTGCCAAGCGGCTGGCGGTGGGCGAGGCGCTGTTCGAGTACGACCCCATGCACAGCCTGCTCGCCGCGGTGGATATGCCGGTGCTGGCGGAGGTCACCCAGGCCAGCCGTGAACGCCCCTATCTGGGGCTGCGCCTGGACCTGGATCTCGAGTGCATCGGCGAGCTGATCCGTGACCCTGGGCTGCCCTTCATCGCCACCCGCGAGACGTCGCGCGGGCTCAGCGTGAGCGAACTGGAAACGCCGCTGCTGGAGGCCTGCGTGCGCCTGCTGCGGCTGCTCGAGACGCCGGCGGACATTCCGGTACTGGCGCCGATGCTGCGGCGCGAGATCTTCTACCGCCTGCTGCGCGGCGAGCAGGGCGCGCGGCTGGCGCAGATCGCCAGCCAGGAGAGCCACGCCCATCGGGTCGCGGCGGCAGTGCGCCGGCTGCGCGAGCATTACGCTGAGCCATTGACGATCGCCGAGCTGGCCGCTGGCGTGCATATGAGCGTCTCCGCCTTTCATCATCACTTCAAGGCGCTCACGGCGATGAGCCCGCTGCAGTATCAGAAGCGGCTGCGCCTGCAGGAGGCACGGCGGTTACTGCTGGGCGAGGATCTGGAGGTGACGCTGGCGGCGCAGCGCGTGGGCTACGCCAGCCTGTCCCAGTTCAGCCGTGAGTATCGGCGCTGCTTCGGGCTCTCGGCACAGCAGGACCGCCAGCGCTGGCGCCGCGGTGAGCAGCGTCAGTCGGCCGGGGCCGCTGCCCCTAGATAG